In the Geobacter sp. FeAm09 genome, one interval contains:
- the rpsJ gene encoding 30S ribosomal protein S10, which translates to MQSQKIRIRLKAYDHKLLDVSVGEIVETAKRTGARVAGPIPLPTTINKYCVLRGPHVDKKSRDQFEIRTHKRLIDILDPTQQTVDALMKLDLSAGVDVEIKL; encoded by the coding sequence ATGCAGAGCCAGAAGATCAGAATCCGCCTTAAGGCATATGACCACAAGTTGCTGGACGTTTCGGTAGGCGAAATCGTTGAAACGGCGAAAAGGACCGGAGCCCGCGTGGCCGGACCGATCCCGCTGCCGACGACCATCAATAAGTACTGCGTTCTCCGTGGACCGCACGTTGATAAAAAGTCCCGGGATCAGTTTGAAATTCGGACCCACAAACGTCTGATCGACATTCTCGATCCTACGCAGCAGACCGTGGATGCCCTGATGAAACTGGACCTGTCCGCCGGTGTGGACGTTGAAATCAAACTGTAA
- the rplC gene encoding 50S ribosomal protein L3, which yields MKKGIIAKKLGMTQIFLEDGTKVPVTVVQAGPCVVVQKKTTDSDGYTAVQIGFEQVSAANTTKPLLGHCTKAGQGVFRYLREFKLENAAELNVGDTLTLDQFQPGDYVDVTGTSIGKGFQGVIKRWNFKGGRASHGSRFHRAPGSIGASATPSHVFKNKKMPGQLGNERVTVQRLQVVRVVSADNLLLIKGAIPGHANNIVLIKQSVKA from the coding sequence ATGAAGAAAGGTATCATCGCAAAAAAACTGGGCATGACCCAGATATTCCTGGAAGACGGCACCAAGGTTCCGGTTACGGTTGTTCAGGCTGGCCCCTGCGTCGTCGTTCAGAAAAAAACCACCGATAGCGATGGTTATACGGCGGTTCAGATTGGTTTCGAGCAGGTGAGCGCCGCCAACACCACGAAGCCCCTCCTGGGGCATTGCACGAAAGCCGGCCAGGGCGTCTTCAGGTACCTGCGCGAGTTCAAACTCGAGAACGCCGCCGAGCTGAATGTTGGCGATACCCTTACCCTCGATCAGTTTCAGCCCGGCGATTATGTGGATGTTACCGGGACCAGCATCGGCAAAGGTTTCCAGGGCGTCATCAAGCGCTGGAACTTCAAGGGTGGTCGTGCTTCCCACGGTTCGCGCTTCCACAGGGCGCCCGGTTCCATCGGCGCTTCCGCCACCCCTTCCCATGTCTTCAAGAACAAGAAGATGCCGGGGCAGTTGGGCAACGAACGTGTAACCGTGCAGAGACTCCAGGTCGTACGTGTGGTTTCTGCCGATAACCTGCTGTTGATCAAGGGGGCGATCCCTGGCCATGCCAACAATATCGTCCTCATCAAACAGAGTGTCAAAGCTTAG
- the tuf gene encoding elongation factor Tu, translating to MAKAKFERNKPHVNIGTIGHVDHGKTTLTAAITKVLAGKGQAEFKAFDQIDNAPEERERGITIATAHVEYETDKRHYAHVDCPGHADYVKNMITGAAQMDGAILVVSAADGPMPQTREHILLARQVGVPYIVVFLNKADMVDDAELLELVELEIRELLSSYDFPGDDIPIIKGSALQALNGEKGELAEPAIIALMDAVDAYIPDPERAIDKPFLMPVEDVFSISGRGTVATGRVERGIVKVGEEVEIVGIKATAKTTVTGVEMFRKLLDEGRAGDNIGALLRGVKREDIERGQVLAKPGSITPHTKFKAEAYVLTKEEGGRHTPFFNGYRPQFYFRTTDVTGVAELPAGIEMVMPGDNVAMTVKLITPIAMDEGLRFAIREGGRTVGAGVVSSIIE from the coding sequence ATGGCGAAGGCTAAATTCGAGCGTAACAAACCGCATGTAAACATCGGGACGATAGGTCACGTTGACCACGGCAAGACCACTTTGACGGCAGCGATCACGAAGGTATTGGCCGGTAAGGGTCAGGCCGAATTCAAGGCATTCGACCAGATCGACAACGCTCCTGAAGAGCGTGAGCGCGGTATTACGATTGCCACTGCGCACGTTGAATACGAGACGGACAAGCGTCACTACGCCCACGTTGACTGCCCGGGCCATGCCGACTACGTGAAGAACATGATCACTGGTGCCGCGCAGATGGACGGCGCGATCCTGGTCGTGTCCGCCGCCGACGGCCCCATGCCCCAGACGCGTGAGCACATCCTGCTTGCCCGCCAGGTAGGCGTACCCTATATCGTCGTGTTCCTGAACAAGGCCGACATGGTGGACGACGCCGAGCTGCTGGAGCTGGTGGAGTTGGAGATCCGCGAACTGCTGTCCAGCTACGACTTCCCGGGCGACGACATTCCCATCATCAAAGGTTCGGCCCTGCAGGCGCTGAACGGCGAGAAGGGCGAACTGGCCGAGCCGGCCATCATTGCCCTGATGGATGCGGTCGATGCCTACATCCCCGATCCGGAGCGCGCCATCGACAAGCCGTTCCTGATGCCGGTGGAAGACGTGTTCTCCATCTCCGGTCGCGGTACGGTTGCCACCGGCCGTGTTGAGCGCGGTATCGTCAAGGTTGGCGAAGAGGTCGAGATCGTCGGCATCAAGGCCACGGCCAAGACCACGGTTACGGGCGTGGAGATGTTCCGCAAGCTGCTGGACGAAGGTCGTGCCGGCGACAACATCGGTGCGCTGCTGCGCGGCGTGAAGCGTGAGGACATCGAGCGCGGCCAGGTGTTGGCGAAGCCGGGCAGCATCACCCCGCACACCAAGTTCAAGGCCGAAGCGTACGTCCTGACCAAGGAAGAGGGCGGCCGCCATACTCCGTTCTTCAACGGATACCGTCCGCAGTTCTACTTCCGTACCACGGACGTGACGGGCGTTGCCGAACTTCCCGCGGGTATTGAGATGGTCATGCCGGGCGACAACGTTGCCATGACCGTGAAACTGATCACCCCGATCGCCATGGACGAAGGTTTGCGTTTCGCCATCCGTGAAGGTGGCCGTACCGTTGGCGCCGGCGTCGTCAGCTCGATCATCGAATAA